Proteins encoded together in one Catalinimonas alkaloidigena window:
- a CDS encoding LytR/AlgR family response regulator transcription factor yields MRFSTSTLFQAPTSDRPHFWFGLFALVAAGLTVGQDFLHATYHAYAFYLSESFLFSSFWGLFFPLLYLQTHLARKYQTRNGRHVGVMLALVLLHLALAPLVITVLSGMLLDHTYDYTTGLRYTLAEDVYKCLLVYGLAAWVHVCDRSIPAAAARTTEPQPVQRLAVGTGQKTRVIPVEDILFISTERPYLVLHTAGEKHLHASSLTQLAAQLDARQFVRVHKSTVVNLKKVVSYQSRRNGDYDLTLQNGAVVRMSRRYSGDFKARMG; encoded by the coding sequence ATGCGTTTTTCCACTTCTACTCTTTTTCAGGCCCCCACGTCCGACCGACCGCATTTCTGGTTCGGCCTTTTTGCGTTGGTGGCCGCAGGGTTGACGGTGGGGCAGGATTTTCTCCACGCAACTTACCACGCCTACGCGTTTTACCTCTCCGAATCGTTCCTGTTCAGCAGCTTCTGGGGCCTGTTTTTCCCCCTGTTGTACTTACAAACCCACCTCGCTCGAAAATACCAGACACGGAACGGGAGGCACGTGGGCGTGATGCTGGCCCTTGTGCTGCTGCACTTGGCGCTGGCCCCGCTGGTCATCACCGTGCTGTCGGGTATGCTCCTGGACCATACGTATGACTACACCACGGGTCTGCGCTACACCCTGGCCGAGGATGTCTACAAATGCCTGCTGGTGTACGGGCTGGCCGCGTGGGTACACGTTTGCGACCGGTCTATTCCTGCGGCCGCTGCCCGTACGACGGAACCGCAGCCGGTGCAGCGCCTCGCCGTGGGAACGGGACAAAAAACGCGGGTCATTCCGGTGGAAGACATTCTGTTCATCAGTACCGAACGGCCCTACCTCGTGCTACACACCGCCGGAGAAAAGCACCTCCACGCGTCGTCGCTCACGCAGCTGGCGGCGCAACTCGACGCCCGGCAATTCGTTCGCGTCCACAAATCCACCGTCGTGAACCTAAAGAAAGTGGTATCGTACCAATCGCGACGGAACGGCGACTACGACCTGACGCTGCAAAACGGCGCGGTGGTGCGGATGAGCCGGCGGTACAGCGGCGACTTCAAAGCCCGGATGGGGTAG